In the genome of Microbacterium paraoxydans, the window GGGCCCTCGTCGAAGGCGCGCTTGGCGGCGGCGACGGCCCGCTCGATGTCGGCCTTCTTGCCGGCGGCGGCCGTCGTGTAGGTCTGGTTCGTCACCGGGTCGAGCACGTCGAACGTGTCGCCGTCGATCGAGTCGACGAAGGCGCCGTCGATGTAGTGCTGGATGTGGTCGGGCAGGTCGGCGGGGATGCGGGAGTCGGTCATGATGCTTCTCCTTCGGCGGGGACGGAACGGGTGTGCAGGGCGTCGAGGAACGCGTCCCTCGTGCGCCACCGGTGGTTGCGGGCGGCGAGCTCGATCTCCAGCGGCTCGGCGCCGTCGCGGATCAGCTCGAGGATCTGGGTGTGCTCGTCGACCGAGTGGTGGGCGCGGCCGGGCACGTAGGCGAAGGTCGAGTCGCGGATGCCGGACAGCCGGGCCCAGCCGCGGTGCACGAGGTCGAGCAGGTGCGGGTTGGGGCACGGCTCGAACAGCACGGAGTGGAACTGCCGGTTGAGCTCGGTGAACGTGTGCGGGTCGAAGTGGTCGAGCAGGCGGCTCATGCGCTCGTTGACCTCCGCGGCCTGCGTGAGCGCGTCGGCGTCGAGCAGGGGAGCGGAGAGCGCGGTGGCCGCCCCTTCGACGAGTCCGAGCGTCTGCATGGTGTGCGCGTATTCGCCCTCGTCCACGAGGGTCACGCGGGCGCCGACGTTGCGCTCGAAGGTCACGAGCCCCTCGGCCTCCAGGCGGCGGATCGCCTCGCGCACCGGGACCACGCTCATCCCCAGCTCCTCGGCGATCGGACCGAGGACCAGGCGGTAGCCGGGACCGTAGGTGTGCGCCGAGATGCGCGCGCGGATCCAGGCGTACGCCTGCTCCGACTTGCTGGCGCTCTCGACCGTGCTCACTTCCGCTCCGCTCCAGTGCCTGTCGCCTGCTCGTAGCGGGCGCGCCACTCGGCGTTCATCGGGAAGAGGCCGTCGACCGGGTGCCCGGCGGCGACCTGCTCGGCGATCCAGGCGTCCTCGATCTCCTGGGCCACGGCGTCGGCGGCGACCTCGGCGGCGAGAGCCGGGGGGATCACGATCACGCCGTCGCTGTCGCCGACGATGATGTCGCCGGGCTGCACGGTGGCACCGCCGCACGAGATCGTCACGTCGACGTCCCACGGCACGTGCTTGCGGCCGAGCACCGAGGGGTGAGCGCCCTGCGAGAAGACCGGGAGTCCGATCTCGGCTACGGCCTGGAAGTCGCGCACACCGCCGTCGGTGACCACGCCCGCCGCGCCGCGGGTCTGCGCGCGCAGGGCGAGGATGTCGCCGAGCGTGCCGGTGGTCGCGTCGCCGCGGGCCTCGATGACGATGACCTCGCCTTCGGCGACCGCGTCGAACGCGCGCTTCTGGGCGTTGTACC includes:
- a CDS encoding GntR family transcriptional regulator, with the protein product MSTVESASKSEQAYAWIRARISAHTYGPGYRLVLGPIAEELGMSVVPVREAIRRLEAEGLVTFERNVGARVTLVDEGEYAHTMQTLGLVEGAATALSAPLLDADALTQAAEVNERMSRLLDHFDPHTFTELNRQFHSVLFEPCPNPHLLDLVHRGWARLSGIRDSTFAYVPGRAHHSVDEHTQILELIRDGAEPLEIELAARNHRWRTRDAFLDALHTRSVPAEGEAS